The Candidatus Omnitrophota bacterium DNA window CCAGCCAGCTTTGAAACTATTTGCATAATCTGCTCTTGATAGAGAATTATTCCATAAGTTGTTTTTAAGATTGATTCGAGAGCCGGATGAATATAGGTAATCTGTCTTTTGCCCTGTTTGCGGTTAATAAAATCATCAACCATGCCGCTGCCTAAAGGTCCCGGACGATACAAAGCTAAAACAGCAATTAAATCCTCAAACTTAGTTGGAATCATCTTAGTTAAGATGCCTCTCATCCCTCTACTTTCAAGCTGAAACACTCCAACTGTATCGCCCTTAGCCAGGAGTGAAAAGGTTTTTTTATCATTAAGTGGAATCTTAGCGATATCTACGTCCTTACTTTTAGTTCGCCTGATAATTTTTACGGTCTCTTCAATTACAGTAAGAGTCTTAAGGCCTAAAAAATCCATCTTAAGCAATCCGGTCTTCTCAAGTGACCCCATATCAAAACCAGTAACCGTCTCACCATCAGAACCTTTGATTAAAGGCACTCTTTCTATTAAGGGCCGATCAGATATCACAACTCCCGCCGCATGGGTTGAAGCATGTCGCGAAAGACCTTCCAACTGCATAGCCACATCAATAAGGCGCTTTATCCGAGCATCAGCATCGTAGGCTTCCTGAAGTTCCGGACTTAAAGATAAGGCACCTTTTAAAGTTGTGTTTTGACCAGGGGTATAAGGAATCATCTTGGCTATTCTATCGACTTCGGAATAGTTTAATCCCATAACCCTACCAACATCTCTAACTACGGCTCGGGCTAACATAGTTCCAAAAGTAATAATCTGGGCAACACAATCCTTACCGTATTTTTTTGCTACATACTCTAAAACCTGAGCTCTTTTTTCATAACAAAAATCAATATCAATATCAGGCATTGAAATTCGTGCTGGGTTCAAAAACCGCTCAAAAAGAAGCTGATAAGCCAAAGGATCAATATCGGTTATCTTCAAAAGATAGCTAACAATACTTCCAGCGGCCGATCCTCGACCGGGTCCCACTGGGATATGATTCTCTTTAGCAAATTTAATTAAATCCCAAATAATTAAAAAATAGCTGGCAAAACCAGTTTTCTTAATTACACCCAACTCATAGTCCAAGCGATCCTTAACTTCTTTATTGACTTTAGGATAACGTTCACTTAGATTTTGAACGCAAATTTTTTTAAGATAGTCTTCCTCGACTTCGGTTTCCGGTAAAGGAAAATGCGGCAAGTGTATTTTAGAAAAATCCATAGTCAGATTACACTTTTGAGTAATCTCTAAGGTATTTTTTATAGCCTGGGGAATTTCTTTAAAAAGATCCTTCATCTCAGCAGGCGTACGAAAATAAAACGTATCGCTATTGAATTTAAAACGCTTAGGATCAGATAACATCCCCTGGGTCTGGATAGCTAAAAGTGCCTCATGAGCAAAAGCTTCTTCTTTCTCTAAATAATGGATATCGTTAGTAGCTACCAAGGGTATTCCCAGCTCTTTTGAAATCTTAACTAGTTCAGAATTTATTTTCTTCTGCTCGTCAAGCCCATTCTCCATAACTTCAAGATAAAAGTTACCTTTACCAAAAATATTTAAATATTTATCAGCACACTTGTAAGCACCTTTTAGGTCACCGGAAAGAATATAAGAAGGAACCTCTCCCTTAAGACAAGCACTAGAGGCAATTAAACCCTTGCTATGTTGTGCCAGCAGCTCATGGTCAACCCGAGGCTTATAGTAAAAACCTTCTAAATGAGCTAAACTTACCAGCCTAATGAGGTTAGCATAACCTACTTCATCTTTAGCTAACAAAATAAGGTGATGATTAGTGTCAACACCAGGCTTATATTCACGGTCGAATCGCGAACCAGCAGCAACATAAACCTCACAACCAATTATCGGCTTAATCCCGCGCTTAACGCAAAGACTATAGAATTTTATTGCCCCAAAAATATTCCCATGATCAGTCATGGCTAAGGCTGGTAATTTAAGCTGAACTGCTTTATCGACTAGACGACTTAAGAGGCAGGCCCCATCTAAAAGGCTATACTGAGTATGTACATGCAGATGAACAAAATCGGAATGTTCCATTATTCCCACTCGATAGTGGCTGGAGGCTTTGAACTAATATCGAAAACTACTCGATTTATTCCTCTTACTTTATTAATTATCGAATTTGAAATCTCATCTAAAACTTCATAGGGAAGCTTAGCCCAATCAGCGGTCATGCCGTCAGAGCTAGTCACTGCCCGTAAGGCTACCACATGCTCATAAGTGCGCTTGTCCCCCATGACTCCCACCGTTTTTAAAGGCAAAAGTACACAAAAAGCCTGCCAAGTTTCGTTATAAAGACCACTTTTTCTCATTATTTTTTCAACAATTGCATCAGCCTCTCTTAATATTTTAAGCTCGCTGGCTTTGACCTCTCCAATAACCCTCACTGCTAAACCAGGACCGGGAAAAGGTTGCCTTTGGATAATCGTCTCTGGAAGTTCGAGAATTTTAGCGATTTCTCTAACCTCATCTTTAAAAAGCAAGCGAAAGGGCTCAATCAACTTTAACTTCATATCTGAAGGAAGTCCGCCGACATTATGATGAGATTTTATCCGAGCAGTCGGGCCGCCGAACAAAGGTATCGATTCAATCACATCAGGATACAAAGTTCCCTGAATAAGAAACTCAACATTCTTTATCTGCCTTGCCTCTTCCTCAAAAATTCGAATAAATTCATAGCCGATAATCTTACGCTTCTTCTCAGGATCAACGACCCCTTTTAACTTTTTCAAAAAGGAGGAACTGGCATCAACATAACGCAGGTCAATCTTGTAATGGTCTCTAAATATTTTAATAACTTGCTGAGCTTCGCCTTTACGCAACACTCCGTTATTTACAAAAATACACTTAAGCTTTCTGCCCACCGCTTTGCTAATTAAAACTGCAGCGGTTGAAGAATCTACTCCTCCGCTTAAACCACAAATAACATTCTTTTTACCAACCTTTTTCCTTATCGATTCTATTTGTTCGGATATAAAGTCTTCTAGCTGCCAGTTAGCAAAGCAATCACAAATTCTAAATAAAAAGTTAGAAATAACCTGAATACCTAATTCGGTATGAACCACTTCCGGATGGAATTGAACCCCATAGATCTTTTTCTTTGCATTACCGATTGCGGCAAACTTTGTGCTAATCGTATGAGCTAGAACTTTAAAGTCTTTGGGTAAGCTTAAAACCTTATCGGTATGGCTCATCCAAGAAGTGATTTTAGCTGCCAGCGAAAAGAAAAGGTCCTCATGCTGATCAATATACATCTCAGCTCGGCCATATTCTCGCTTCTTTGACTCGCCGACCTTGCCGCCTAAAGTTTTAACAAAAATCTGCATACCATAGCATATTCCTAGAATTGGTATACCTAGTTCAAGGATTTCTTTCTTAATCTTAGGAGCTTTCTTTTCATAAACGCTATGCGGACCGCCGGAAAGGATAATTCCTTTAGGTTTAAGCTTCTTGATCTTATCAATCGCTATATTGCAGGGCTCAATTACACTGAAAACTTTCAGCTCTCTAACTCTTCTGGCAATAAGCTGCGTATACTGCGAACCAAAATCAAGAATTAAAATCGTGTCTTTTTTCATTTGCCCATACCAACTCTCTGGGAAGCTTGAAAAACCTTTCCTTCAGTTTGGATTGAAGGAGCAATAATAATCTCAACGAAGTGCATTTCTTTAATGTTTTTTGCGCCTAAAGAGGCCATTGACGTTGAAAGCGCGCCCATAATGTTTTGTGACCCATCATCAACACTAGCTGGGCCAAAAATAATCTGTTCTAAGCTTCCGGTCACGCCAACTTGAATTCGAGTTCCTCGAGGAAGGTTGCCATGAGAAGTGGCCATCCCCCAATGGAATCCCCTTCCTGGTGATTCTTCTGAACGAGCAAAAGCCGAGCCAATCATCACACTATCAGCACCGCAGGCAAAAGCTTTACAAACATCTCCACCTCGACTCATCCCACCATCAGTAATAATCGAAACATACTTTCCGGTCTTTTGAAAATAAAAATCTCTAGCTGCAGCACAATCAACTGTTGCCGTCACCTGGGGGACTCCGATACCCAAAACACCACGAGTCGTACAAGCAGCTCCGGGGCCTACGCCGACTAAAATACCGGCACATCCGGTTTCAAGAAGCTCTAAGGTAACATCATAAGTTACGCAATTACCGACAATTACCGGGATCTTCCTTTGCTTGCAAAACTTTTCTAAATTTAAAGGTTTATATTTAGTGGCAATATGCCTGGCTGTAGTGACAGTTGATTGAACCACAAAACAATCTGCTCCGGCTTCCTCAGCTAACACAGAAAATTTATCGGCATTCTGTGGAATGCAACTTACTGCCGCATAGCCGCCAGACTTCTTTATTTCCTGAACTCTTTTTGCGACTAGCTTTTCCTTTATCGGGGTCGTATAAAGCTTCTGAATAAGATTAGTTGCCACCTGGGGGTCAGTATTTGATATTTCCTCTAATACTTCATCAGGGTTATCGTATCGGGTTTGTACCCCGTCTAAATTTAAAACTGCGATTCCTCCCAAGCGTGACATCTCAGAAGCGAATTTTACTCCAACCACTCCATCCATTGCCGCCGCTAATATCGGAACTGCAAACTT harbors:
- a CDS encoding DNA polymerase III subunit alpha, producing MEHSDFVHLHVHTQYSLLDGACLLSRLVDKAVQLKLPALAMTDHGNIFGAIKFYSLCVKRGIKPIIGCEVYVAAGSRFDREYKPGVDTNHHLILLAKDEVGYANLIRLVSLAHLEGFYYKPRVDHELLAQHSKGLIASSACLKGEVPSYILSGDLKGAYKCADKYLNIFGKGNFYLEVMENGLDEQKKINSELVKISKELGIPLVATNDIHYLEKEEAFAHEALLAIQTQGMLSDPKRFKFNSDTFYFRTPAEMKDLFKEIPQAIKNTLEITQKCNLTMDFSKIHLPHFPLPETEVEEDYLKKICVQNLSERYPKVNKEVKDRLDYELGVIKKTGFASYFLIIWDLIKFAKENHIPVGPGRGSAAGSIVSYLLKITDIDPLAYQLLFERFLNPARISMPDIDIDFCYEKRAQVLEYVAKKYGKDCVAQIITFGTMLARAVVRDVGRVMGLNYSEVDRIAKMIPYTPGQNTTLKGALSLSPELQEAYDADARIKRLIDVAMQLEGLSRHASTHAAGVVISDRPLIERVPLIKGSDGETVTGFDMGSLEKTGLLKMDFLGLKTLTVIEETVKIIRRTKSKDVDIAKIPLNDKKTFSLLAKGDTVGVFQLESRGMRGILTKMIPTKFEDLIAVLALYRPGPLGSGMVDDFINRKQGKRQITYIHPALESILKTTYGIILYQEQIMQIVSKLAGFDMSRADLLRKAIGKKIPEIMDEQRHLFMEGCAKNKIPASIANQIFDLIDYFSGYGFNRSHSAAYAMISYRTAYLKANYPVEFMAALLTSERNNTDKIVEYVNESAQMKIKVLPPDINTSFANFTVTDDNNIRFGLLAIKNVGQVALESIIAMRKEAKFESIFDFCERVDSRVVNKKVNESLVKVGAMDSFGLKRAQMVALLDRLLEKGGKKRDASQLMLFEMPKDETIPDVEEWPISQILNFEKSLLGIYLTGHPLRSYSDVINYVKRERISSLYERPMRQEVIVCGVIEKLRLITTRKKGQRMAILKIEDETGSIEVFVFPRLFEEAGMYLREKIVITLKGQVESKERVPKILASKIIPVDKLVDSIKQMNIFIEGNGLPLDKLKKVFTDNKGDVPILFSFKDPRFGGVKVKTANSFSITVNEQALKEVSSVVGSDNLSLVL
- the guaA gene encoding glutamine-hydrolyzing GMP synthase, encoding MKKDTILILDFGSQYTQLIARRVRELKVFSVIEPCNIAIDKIKKLKPKGIILSGGPHSVYEKKAPKIKKEILELGIPILGICYGMQIFVKTLGGKVGESKKREYGRAEMYIDQHEDLFFSLAAKITSWMSHTDKVLSLPKDFKVLAHTISTKFAAIGNAKKKIYGVQFHPEVVHTELGIQVISNFLFRICDCFANWQLEDFISEQIESIRKKVGKKNVICGLSGGVDSSTAAVLISKAVGRKLKCIFVNNGVLRKGEAQQVIKIFRDHYKIDLRYVDASSSFLKKLKGVVDPEKKRKIIGYEFIRIFEEEARQIKNVEFLIQGTLYPDVIESIPLFGGPTARIKSHHNVGGLPSDMKLKLIEPFRLLFKDEVREIAKILELPETIIQRQPFPGPGLAVRVIGEVKASELKILREADAIVEKIMRKSGLYNETWQAFCVLLPLKTVGVMGDKRTYEHVVALRAVTSSDGMTADWAKLPYEVLDEISNSIINKVRGINRVVFDISSKPPATIEWE
- a CDS encoding GuaB3 family IMP dehydrogenase-related protein is translated as MAEWIGIGRRARRCYGFDEIALAPGNITLNPEEIDISWDFNGKKFAVPILAAAMDGVVGVKFASEMSRLGGIAVLNLDGVQTRYDNPDEVLEEISNTDPQVATNLIQKLYTTPIKEKLVAKRVQEIKKSGGYAAVSCIPQNADKFSVLAEEAGADCFVVQSTVTTARHIATKYKPLNLEKFCKQRKIPVIVGNCVTYDVTLELLETGCAGILVGVGPGAACTTRGVLGIGVPQVTATVDCAAARDFYFQKTGKYVSIITDGGMSRGGDVCKAFACGADSVMIGSAFARSEESPGRGFHWGMATSHGNLPRGTRIQVGVTGSLEQIIFGPASVDDGSQNIMGALSTSMASLGAKNIKEMHFVEIIIAPSIQTEGKVFQASQRVGMGK